One genomic window of Cellulophaga sp. Hel_I_12 includes the following:
- a CDS encoding type 1 glutamine amidotransferase domain-containing protein → MKNILFVLTSNDSLGSTGKKTGFWIEEFAAPYYTLTDAGHKVTLASPKGGHPPIDPSSASEDAATAATQRFDKDKATQDKLANTHQLASINQEDYDAVFYPGGHGVLWDLVEDLTSIKLIEEFYNNHKPVAFVCHAPAVLKNVKNSAQEPLVKGKKVTGFTNEEEEAVQLTEVVPFLLEDMLKTNGGIYSKIGDWQPYAVEDGLLITGQNPASSEKVAELLTKKLQ, encoded by the coding sequence ATGAAAAATATACTATTTGTATTAACAAGCAATGACTCTTTAGGGAGCACAGGAAAAAAAACTGGATTCTGGATTGAAGAATTTGCGGCACCCTACTACACCCTGACAGATGCAGGACACAAGGTTACTTTGGCGTCACCCAAAGGTGGCCACCCACCCATAGATCCAAGCAGTGCTTCAGAAGATGCTGCTACAGCGGCAACGCAAAGGTTCGATAAGGACAAGGCCACACAAGACAAATTAGCCAATACGCATCAATTAGCAAGCATCAATCAAGAAGATTATGATGCTGTTTTTTATCCTGGTGGGCATGGCGTATTGTGGGACTTAGTAGAAGACCTAACCTCTATTAAATTGATAGAAGAATTTTATAACAACCATAAACCTGTTGCCTTTGTGTGCCACGCACCGGCAGTTTTAAAAAATGTAAAGAATAGTGCTCAGGAACCCTTGGTAAAAGGAAAAAAAGTAACCGGATTTACCAATGAAGAAGAAGAGGCGGTTCAATTAACAGAGGTGGTTCCATTTCTTTTAGAAGATATGCTAAAAACGAATGGCGGTATCTACTCTAAAATAGGCGACTGGCAACCTTATGCGGTTGAAGACGGCTTATTAATCACAGGCCAAAACCCGGCTTCCTCTGAAAAAGTAGCCGAATTATTAACCAAAAAATTACAATAA
- a CDS encoding Crp/Fnr family transcriptional regulator: protein MHQSIIKHIESHIHPSAKDLQLFQEVLTEVSVSKGNFLLKPGTHVKHEYFVVKGCLKAYYIDAKGGRHIIQFAIENWWIGDFDAFYNQIASNLYIEAIEDAELLSLNYDELQKIYTEAPIFERYFRILVTKAFVSQRKRILSTQEKNTQERYLEFCSAYPHIEDRVPNYDIANYLGVTPENLSRVRKKQKS, encoded by the coding sequence ATGCATCAGTCCATTATAAAACATATTGAGAGCCATATTCATCCTTCCGCCAAGGATTTACAATTATTTCAAGAGGTGCTTACAGAAGTCTCCGTATCCAAAGGAAATTTTTTACTAAAACCAGGCACCCATGTAAAGCATGAATATTTTGTGGTAAAAGGCTGCTTAAAAGCGTATTACATAGATGCTAAAGGAGGTCGTCATATTATTCAATTTGCCATAGAAAATTGGTGGATTGGTGATTTTGATGCCTTTTACAATCAAATAGCGTCAAATTTGTATATCGAAGCCATTGAAGATGCGGAATTATTGTCCCTTAATTACGATGAACTTCAAAAAATTTATACGGAAGCCCCAATTTTTGAGCGCTATTTTAGGATACTAGTCACCAAGGCTTTTGTCTCTCAACGGAAACGAATTTTATCTACCCAAGAAAAAAACACACAAGAACGGTACCTAGAATTCTGTAGCGCTTATCCTCATATAGAAGACCGAGTGCCCAACTATGATATAGCAAATTACTTAGGTGTTACACCAGAAAACCTAAGTAGGGTGAGGAAAAAACAAAAAAGTTAA
- a CDS encoding Crp/Fnr family transcriptional regulator — MQQIKAYLEKIATISASDWDFFMSKLERRVIPKKSIFLHINEIENHISFIESGVVRLFIPKENPDKEITFGFSFKDQFISAYDSFLTRSPSAYQLQALTETTILSITYSDLQLVYKTTQLGNLVGRLTAERLFLIKSKREQNLLNLTAEQRYVNLFKERPELLKVIPLKYISSYIGVTSQALSRIRKRV; from the coding sequence GTGCAACAAATAAAAGCCTACTTAGAAAAAATAGCCACCATCTCTGCATCCGATTGGGACTTTTTTATGTCCAAATTAGAACGACGGGTAATTCCTAAAAAATCGATTTTTCTACACATCAATGAGATTGAAAATCACATTTCCTTTATAGAATCTGGCGTAGTTCGTTTGTTTATTCCCAAAGAAAATCCGGACAAAGAAATTACTTTTGGTTTTAGTTTTAAAGATCAGTTTATCAGTGCCTATGATTCATTTTTAACACGTTCCCCTTCAGCCTACCAATTGCAAGCACTTACCGAAACAACGATTTTAAGCATTACTTATTCCGATTTGCAACTCGTTTATAAAACCACCCAATTAGGAAATTTAGTGGGTCGTTTAACCGCTGAGCGACTTTTTTTAATCAAATCAAAACGGGAACAAAACTTATTGAATTTGACTGCAGAACAACGCTATGTAAATTTGTTTAAAGAGCGCCCAGAGTTATTAAAAGTAATCCCTCTAAAATATATCAGTTCTTATATTGGTGTGACTTCGCAAGCCTTAAGCAGAATTCGAAAACGGGTTTAA
- a CDS encoding acyl-CoA desaturase, which translates to MLIIIFVAVLWYGGLFFQSFFLHRYAAHQVFTMSKTMERITFVLTWIFQGPSYLSAYGYGIMHRMHHAYTDTEKDPHSPSHDDNLFAMMWKTKTVYQDINTQRVVIDQRFTKNVPQWKGFDVFASSRFSRLLWITAYILFFVFFATAWWHWLLLPVTFLMAPIHGVIINWFGHIYGYVNYTMKNTSKNLFRFDFLMMGEGYHNNHHRHANRANFGVKWYEIDVTYLIIRVLDGFGLIQLKPVKVKS; encoded by the coding sequence ATGTTGATTATTATATTTGTTGCCGTACTCTGGTATGGCGGTTTGTTTTTCCAGTCCTTTTTTTTACACCGGTATGCGGCGCATCAGGTATTCACAATGTCTAAAACCATGGAACGCATTACCTTTGTTTTAACTTGGATTTTTCAGGGACCCAGCTACTTAAGCGCCTATGGCTACGGCATCATGCATCGCATGCATCACGCGTATACTGATACCGAAAAAGACCCACATTCTCCCTCACACGATGACAACTTATTTGCAATGATGTGGAAAACAAAAACCGTCTATCAAGATATCAATACCCAACGTGTAGTCATAGATCAACGGTTTACCAAAAACGTGCCCCAATGGAAAGGCTTTGATGTCTTTGCAAGTTCTCGCTTTTCTAGACTACTATGGATCACGGCTTATATTTTATTCTTTGTTTTTTTTGCAACGGCTTGGTGGCACTGGTTATTATTACCGGTGACCTTTTTAATGGCACCTATTCATGGCGTCATCATTAATTGGTTTGGACATATTTATGGCTATGTCAATTACACGATGAAGAATACTAGTAAAAACCTCTTTCGTTTTGATTTTTTAATGATGGGCGAAGGCTATCACAACAACCATCATAGACATGCGAACAGAGCCAATTTTGGCGTAAAATGGTATGAGATTGATGTCACCTATTTAATTATTAGAGTTTTAGATGGTTTTGGTCTAATTCAATTGAAGCCTGTTAAAGTTAAATCATAG
- a CDS encoding DUF4382 domain-containing protein, which yields MKFNFFSILLIVFSSIFIACSDENDTNNTFGRLKVQLTDAPFPHDLVAEANVTIFKIDARYKGNVEIDDQMTDSNGMTVETDSDKPFVVLMEDDIKVNLLELTNGVTKTLVDIDVPVGSYDLIRVYVKGINVVLKDGTSYDLNVPSGSQSGIKIFIQPELVVDGGLTSDLLLDFDVSKSFVAKGGTANINGFNFKPVIKASNLSTAGTLMGIITEKKGDVLVGLEGAQVAVFIADTLNTTTFSGVDGGYMIMGLNAGSYTVAVEKEAYKAQTIEEIQIIAANKTVQDFELVLEE from the coding sequence ATGAAATTTAACTTTTTTTCAATTCTTCTAATTGTTTTTAGTAGCATATTTATTGCTTGTTCAGATGAAAATGACACGAATAATACCTTTGGCAGGCTTAAAGTTCAATTAACAGATGCTCCTTTCCCACACGATTTAGTAGCAGAAGCAAATGTGACTATTTTCAAAATTGACGCGCGCTACAAAGGAAATGTGGAAATAGATGATCAAATGACTGACAGCAATGGCATGACGGTTGAAACAGATAGTGATAAACCTTTTGTAGTACTAATGGAAGATGACATAAAAGTAAATCTTTTGGAGCTCACCAATGGTGTTACAAAAACACTGGTAGATATAGATGTTCCGGTTGGGTCTTACGATTTGATTAGAGTGTATGTAAAGGGAATTAATGTAGTACTGAAAGATGGTACTTCCTATGATTTAAATGTTCCAAGTGGATCACAATCAGGAATCAAAATATTTATACAACCAGAGCTTGTGGTTGACGGTGGATTAACTTCAGATCTTTTACTTGATTTTGATGTAAGCAAATCCTTCGTCGCAAAAGGGGGGACAGCAAATATTAATGGTTTTAATTTTAAACCTGTTATCAAGGCTAGTAATTTATCAACAGCCGGAACACTTATGGGTATAATTACAGAAAAGAAAGGAGACGTACTGGTTGGATTGGAAGGTGCCCAAGTGGCGGTCTTTATTGCAGATACACTAAACACAACAACTTTTTCTGGTGTCGATGGGGGTTATATGATTATGGGATTGAATGCGGGGTCTTACACTGTAGCCGTTGAAAAAGAAGCATATAAGGCACAGACTATTGAAGAAATCCAAATAATCGCAGCTAATAAAACGGTTCAAGACTTTGAACTGGTGCTGGAAGAATAA
- a CDS encoding ABC transporter permease translates to MAWRDAKASRVRLLLFMASIILGIAAVVSIQLFSTNLKDNIQRQSKALMGADYIIDSRQEPTLRAQAIIDSLKPDAQEVNFVSMIAFPKNGGTKLVKVRGLQGDFPFYGTIDTEPSSASVAYQDLGGALVDATLMLQFNVKAGDSIKVGELTLPIAGALKAIPGSTAISTSVAPTVIIPNRLIEGTELLQFGSRKEYQFFYKATDSLNLSRFADKIGPLLDAENADLDTHTSTSQRLGRRYDNVGKFLNLAAFIALLLGCIGIASSVHIYIKEKLQSIAVLKCMGASRKQSFLIFLLQIAGIGIVGGLLGSLIGVALQELFPYILQEFLPFTVEISISIQPILIGIFLGLFMSVLFALLPLLRTWYVSPLEVLRVDEEASQGPNKVRFFVLGLILLFLFLFSFWLLKDALYALSFVGGTLVTFATLAFIATGFMKLIKRYFPKRFGYTTRQSLLNLFRPNNQTVVLVVAIGLGTFLISTLYFTKDILLAKTEIGQTAENANLIILDVQTDQRDAIEKRLTDGNLPVLSSIPIVTMRVHKIKDRLVNDIRQDSVREMGGWILRHEFRTTYRDTLADSEEVLEGEWTPELPKGAPVVISISDNIARDAKLAVGDALVFNVQGVLLETTIGSIRSVDWTQLQPNFTIVFPKGVLEQAPQFRVITTAVPDEVGSANLQRDLVAQFPNVSVLDLRQVFTIVEDILDKVSWIINFMAFFSILTGIIVLIGSVRTSKYQRIKESVLLRTLGAKNTQILKISALEYVFLGLLGSLVGILLALVSSLCLALFVFKEPFLPSSIPFLVFLPGITLLVLAIGLSNIQTVLRSSPLEVLRREG, encoded by the coding sequence ATGGCTTGGCGCGATGCCAAAGCGAGTAGAGTACGACTTTTATTGTTTATGGCTTCTATTATTTTAGGAATAGCCGCAGTCGTTTCCATTCAATTGTTTAGTACCAATTTAAAAGATAACATTCAGCGACAATCAAAAGCCTTGATGGGGGCAGACTATATTATCGACAGTCGTCAAGAACCCACTCTTAGAGCTCAAGCGATTATTGACTCTTTGAAACCTGACGCACAGGAAGTGAATTTTGTATCGATGATTGCCTTTCCTAAAAATGGGGGCACTAAATTGGTCAAGGTTCGAGGGCTGCAAGGAGACTTTCCCTTTTATGGTACTATTGATACCGAACCTAGTTCAGCATCAGTAGCTTATCAGGATTTAGGTGGAGCATTGGTTGATGCTACCTTAATGCTTCAGTTTAATGTAAAAGCAGGTGATTCTATAAAGGTTGGTGAACTTACCTTGCCAATTGCAGGTGCTTTAAAAGCCATACCAGGAAGTACCGCAATTTCTACTTCTGTAGCGCCAACCGTAATTATTCCTAATCGGCTTATTGAAGGTACAGAACTCTTACAATTCGGAAGTCGCAAGGAATACCAATTTTTTTATAAGGCCACCGATTCACTCAATTTAAGTCGGTTTGCAGATAAAATTGGTCCCCTTTTAGATGCCGAAAATGCCGATTTAGATACCCATACAAGCACAAGTCAACGTTTGGGCAGACGCTATGATAATGTAGGTAAATTTTTAAATTTGGCTGCTTTTATTGCGTTATTATTAGGCTGTATTGGTATTGCGAGTTCTGTACATATTTACATCAAAGAAAAATTACAATCTATCGCCGTTTTAAAATGTATGGGTGCCTCTCGAAAGCAGAGTTTTTTAATTTTCTTACTACAAATTGCAGGGATTGGTATTGTTGGTGGCTTACTAGGTTCACTTATAGGTGTGGCGCTTCAAGAGCTATTTCCTTACATTTTACAAGAATTTTTACCTTTTACCGTAGAAATAAGTATTTCAATACAACCCATTTTAATAGGGATTTTTCTAGGATTATTCATGTCGGTTTTATTTGCCTTGTTGCCTTTATTGCGAACTTGGTATGTTTCGCCATTAGAAGTATTGCGTGTGGATGAAGAAGCATCACAAGGCCCAAATAAAGTGCGATTTTTCGTATTGGGCTTAATTTTACTCTTCCTCTTTCTGTTTTCTTTCTGGTTGTTAAAAGACGCGCTGTACGCCTTGAGTTTTGTGGGGGGTACGTTGGTCACCTTTGCGACCTTAGCCTTTATTGCAACAGGGTTTATGAAGTTGATTAAACGCTATTTTCCAAAACGTTTTGGGTACACGACACGTCAAAGTTTGCTAAACTTATTTCGACCTAATAACCAGACGGTAGTGCTGGTCGTGGCAATTGGTTTAGGTACGTTTTTAATTAGCACGCTCTATTTTACCAAAGATATTTTATTGGCTAAAACCGAAATAGGTCAGACGGCAGAAAATGCCAATTTGATTATCCTAGATGTGCAAACAGACCAGCGTGATGCCATCGAAAAGCGACTCACGGATGGCAATTTACCTGTTTTAAGTAGCATTCCGATTGTTACCATGCGTGTACATAAAATAAAAGACCGATTGGTAAATGATATTCGCCAAGATTCTGTCCGCGAAATGGGAGGTTGGATATTAAGACACGAATTTAGAACCACCTATCGGGATACTCTAGCCGATTCTGAAGAGGTTTTAGAAGGGGAGTGGACCCCCGAGTTGCCAAAAGGAGCTCCTGTAGTAATTTCTATATCAGATAATATTGCGCGAGACGCAAAATTAGCGGTAGGTGATGCATTAGTTTTTAATGTTCAAGGCGTATTGCTAGAAACGACTATAGGTAGCATTCGAAGTGTAGATTGGACACAATTGCAACCTAATTTCACGATAGTTTTTCCCAAAGGTGTTTTAGAGCAGGCGCCACAGTTTAGGGTTATTACCACAGCAGTACCGGATGAAGTAGGATCTGCAAATTTGCAACGCGATTTGGTAGCACAGTTTCCAAATGTATCCGTACTTGATTTGCGACAAGTATTTACCATCGTTGAAGATATTTTAGATAAAGTTTCTTGGATTATAAATTTTATGGCCTTTTTTAGCATTCTTACGGGGATTATTGTGTTGATAGGCTCGGTACGCACCAGTAAATACCAACGAATTAAAGAAAGTGTGCTCCTCCGAACCCTGGGGGCCAAAAACACTCAAATATTAAAAATATCAGCCTTAGAATATGTTTTTTTAGGACTTTTAGGAAGTTTGGTGGGCATTTTATTGGCCTTGGTGAGTAGCCTTTGTTTGGCATTATTTGTTTTCAAAGAGCCATTTTTGCCTTCTTCGATTCCGTTTTTAGTGTTTTTACCGGGCATTACGCTTTTAGTGTTAGCGATTGGTTTAAGTAATATTCAGACGGTTTTACGCAGTTCGCCCCTAGAGGTTTTGAGACGGGAGGGGTAG
- a CDS encoding ABC transporter ATP-binding protein, with protein MPKILKITGLEKTYTSGQKELTVLQNITFDVEKGQTFSIIGPSGSGKTTLLGLCAGLDAPNAGTVELCGQDLSSLNEDQCAQLRNKEVGFIFQNFQLLPTLTALENVSVPLELQGAKDATEKSMALLDKVGLADRFDHYPSQLSGGEQQRVALARAFSNSPSILFADEPTGNLDEETGEKVIQLLFDLNKEAGTTLVIISHDLDLANRTQQILRLKGGQILTNQTTAVL; from the coding sequence ATGCCAAAGATATTAAAGATTACTGGTTTAGAAAAGACCTACACCAGTGGTCAAAAAGAATTAACAGTATTGCAAAACATTACGTTTGATGTAGAAAAAGGACAAACATTTTCCATTATTGGTCCGTCTGGAAGCGGAAAAACAACCTTACTAGGCCTTTGTGCTGGTTTAGACGCACCTAATGCGGGTACGGTTGAACTTTGTGGTCAAGACTTGAGCAGCTTAAATGAAGACCAATGCGCGCAATTACGAAATAAGGAAGTGGGATTCATTTTTCAAAATTTTCAATTGTTGCCCACCCTTACAGCCTTAGAAAATGTAAGCGTTCCTTTAGAGTTACAAGGCGCAAAAGATGCAACAGAAAAAAGTATGGCATTATTAGATAAAGTGGGCTTAGCCGATCGTTTTGACCATTACCCCTCGCAACTTTCAGGAGGAGAGCAACAGCGTGTGGCACTAGCCAGAGCCTTTTCGAACAGCCCTTCTATTTTGTTTGCGGATGAACCTACTGGAAACTTAGACGAAGAAACGGGCGAGAAAGTCATTCAATTATTGTTTGATTTAAATAAAGAAGCAGGCACTACCTTAGTGATTATTTCACACGATTTAGACTTAGCGAATAGAACCCAGCAAATATTACGACTTAAAGGCGGCCAAATTTTAACCAATCAAACTACAGCAGTACTGTAA
- a CDS encoding arylesterase — MSKAENNQLRANLPTSLHPIFLKFCYFTMALCLLSCGNDKKEQNSSDAAAKETSATTETETTSTKTILCFGDSITAGYGLEDTEDAFPGLLQEKIDSLNLEYTVINSGLSGETTAGGRSRIDWVLNQNIDIFLLELGANDGLRGVPLSETRANLQAIIDMVQAKSPTTKIILAGMQLPPNMGQAYTTEFKQLFVDIAKNNDIAFIPFILQNVGGIADLNQSDGIHPTEAGHQIVANTVWEVLKPML, encoded by the coding sequence ATGTCAAAGGCTGAAAATAATCAATTGAGGGCAAATTTACCAACTTCACTGCACCCGATATTCTTAAAGTTTTGTTATTTTACGATGGCGCTATGCCTATTGTCTTGTGGAAATGATAAAAAAGAACAAAACTCCTCTGACGCCGCGGCCAAAGAAACAAGCGCAACAACGGAAACAGAAACAACGAGTACAAAAACAATCCTTTGTTTTGGGGACAGCATAACCGCTGGTTACGGACTTGAGGATACGGAAGATGCATTTCCCGGACTATTACAAGAAAAAATTGATTCCTTAAACCTAGAATACACCGTGATCAATTCAGGCCTAAGTGGCGAAACAACCGCTGGTGGAAGAAGCAGAATTGATTGGGTTTTGAATCAAAACATCGATATATTCTTGTTAGAATTGGGGGCGAATGATGGCTTGCGAGGCGTACCGCTTTCAGAAACTCGTGCCAATTTACAAGCCATAATTGATATGGTGCAAGCAAAGAGCCCTACAACCAAAATTATCCTTGCAGGAATGCAATTACCGCCCAATATGGGTCAAGCCTATACTACGGAATTTAAGCAACTTTTTGTCGATATCGCCAAAAATAATGATATCGCTTTTATTCCTTTTATTTTACAAAACGTCGGGGGTATTGCTGATCTTAATCAAAGTGATGGCATTCACCCTACAGAAGCAGGTCATCAAATAGTGGCTAATACTGTTTGGGAGGTTTTAAAGCCGATGTTGTAA